The proteins below come from a single Diadema setosum chromosome 21, eeDiaSeto1, whole genome shotgun sequence genomic window:
- the LOC140244446 gene encoding uncharacterized protein, with product MAGFRRLIFLIIATLTLVVAYPSDVELIENKDEVIVDIDPLPTPVGISNFVGVGYNIIDGNPEGGDIYLGGVDPGLLVTRPILKLTYDDNQLTHDRSYVVPDQVAYSPRTSCANSKTIQTFYGLETYTDKISVDVEQSARIKGVFTKYKFSSSSRYDEVKRGVEKNRYVFFQDRSVCNLGQARYRNELALYEKYPLDIGFALAACRLPIAYDETAYMQFLDDWGTHVVLQVDLGTKTTERYVEVREDFVHYARTEVDSSVSFRTKVFTGYRGAAVVDTDTLEAGLTGGKKFGSQFSNFTSGGLDLPEPIAVSLIGMHEVFDRDYWQQYQDLISSRVCTMDWMRARDTVQSNVELALNNYAAWRGVEQAVDPVIAIPVTWPKGTYTLPKPLYGCPNTHIGWAEGWRFHDTEDTAADNRWSDPLHLQGSRAASSMDHWFCSKTVEEEDIFNWPFQDGLYCVAKKGSFCPLGMNEGSVYWDDEDTSNGNKHDGELPSGEYTTNTRIDYCCMDDGFATNPIFLPPDEPFYLQKRNHQCQEVHGMTYTEEWFRWDTNDQANGDWVWGSYPYQGRTDNIVFEYCYYEPAEIDGETTMLVCRWSCALVLFGVMTASIVVALPYTEISDDIEPQAVGDPNPTPVGISNFVGIGYNIIDGNPEGGDIYLGGVDPGLLVTRPVLKLTYDDGTLTADREYVVPDQVVFTPRSSCASVTTQQTFYGMESYIEKISVDVEQSSRVTYIFGKAKFTGSSRYDEVNAEVNNQRSVYYEDRTVCNRGQARYRDELAIHKQYPLDDGFVADVCRLPASYDEDVYMNFLDDWGTHVVTQVDLGFKTTDRYQETRENFVHYAESNVDESVNFKNNLIPGYRGAIEVDVEVFERGLTAGMKFGSQTSTFATGGEDLPEPIAVFLIGMHEVFEEDYWMLFDDYVKRGLCSSSWFQDLDTYQSNVEAALNGYAEWKNANAEPDPLVAIPIAWPRGTYTLPKPVAGCPNSHFSWNEGWRYHDTEDSFPDNHWSNPLHLEGPYANKNMYQKFCSKTVQEADIYGWPFQEGQYCVAKKGASCPAGLSEGFVYWDDEDTANKNDLGGDVPEGIYDSNTRIYYCCRDDGFASNPIYLPTDQPFFLYKRNHQCQEVHGMRVTEEYFRWDTNDTFNDDDDGGSHPYQGHSDNIILEYCYYEPLDA from the exons ATGGCGGGTTTTCGACGCCTGATCTTCCTCATCATTGCGACATTAACTCTCGTAGTCGCGTATCCTTCCGACGTCGAGCTCATCGAGAACAAGGATGAGGTGATCGTCGACATCGATCCCCTTCCGACCCCAGTGGGCATCAGCAACTTCGTTGGAGTCGGCTACAACATCATCGACGGCAATCCCGAGGGTGGGGATATCTACCTCGGCGGGGTCGACCCCGGTCTCTTGGTCACTCGTCCGATCCTGAAACTGACCTACGACGACAACCAGCTGACCCACGATCGCAGCTACGTCGTGCCCGATCAGGTCGCCTACTCGCCGAGGACGAGCTGCGCCAACAGCAAAACCATCCAGACGTTTTACGGCCTGGAGACATACACCGATAAAATCTCGGTTGACGTTGAACAATCAG CTCGCATCAAGGGAGTTTTTACGAAATATAAGTTCTCAAGCAGCTCAC GGTACGATGAGGTGAAACGCGGAGTCGAAAAGAACCGCTACGTGTTCTTCCAAGACCGATCCGTGTGCAACCTCGGCCAAGCTCGATATCGCAACGAGCTCGCCCTGTACGAGAAATACCCGCTCGACATCGGTTTCGCCCTGGCGGCCTGCCGACTGCCAATCGCTTACGACGAAACGGCCTACATGCAATTTCTCGATGACTGGGGAACG CACGTTGTCCTCCAAGTTGACCTGGGAACCAAGACGACAGAGCGTTACGTGGAAGTCAGGGAAGACTTTGTGCACTACGCCCGAACAGAG GTTGATTCCAGTGTCTCGTTTAGAACCAAGGTGTTCACGGGCTACCGTGGTGCCGCCGTCGTGGACACCGACACTCTGGAGGCCGGGCTCACGGGCGGAAAAAAGTTCGGCTCGCAGTTTTCAAACTTCACCAGCGGCGGGTTGGATCTACCGG AACCGATCGCTGTTTCTCTGATCGGAATGCACGAGGTCTTCGACAGAGACTACTGGCAGCAGTACCAGGACCTGATCTCGAGCCGGGTCTGCACGATGGACTGGATGAGGGCCCGAGACACCGTTCAGAGCAACGTGGAACTCGCTCTCAACAACTACGCCGCCTGGAGGGGAGTCGAGCAAGCCGTCG ATCCCGTGATTGCCATTCCTGTCACGTGGCCGAAGGGAACTTACACTCTTCCGAAACCTCTGTACGGCTGTCCCAACACTCACATCGGCTGGGCCGAAGGCTGGCGCTTCCATGATACGGAGGACACTGCCGCAGACAACAGGTGGAGCGACCCGCTGCACCTCCAAGGGAGCCGGGCGGCGAGCAGCATGGACCATTGGTTCTGCTCCAAGACCGTGGAGGAGGAAGATATCTTTAACTGGCCGTTCCAGGACGGTCTTTACTGCGTGGCCAAGAAGGGCTCCTTCTGCCCACTCG GAATGAACGAAGGATCGGTTTACTGGGATGACGAGGACACTTCCAACGGCAACAAGCACGACGGGGAGCTCCCCAGCGGTGAGTACACCACCAACACCCGCATAGACTACTGCTGCATGGACGATGGCTTCGCAACCAACCCGATCTTCCTACCTCCCGATGAACCGTTCTACCTCCAAAAGAGGAACCATCAGTGCCAAGAG GTTCACGGCATGACGTATACCGAGGAATGGTTCCGTTGGGACACCAACGACCAGGCGAACGGCGACTGGGTATGGGGCTCGTACCCCTACCAGGGACGTACGGACAACATCGTCTTCGAGTACTGCTACTACGAGCCCGCCGAAATTGACGGTGAGA CCACAATGCTTGTCTGTCGCTGGTCATGCGCACTTGTCCTCTTCGGGGTAATGACCGCATCCATCGTGGTCGCACTCCCATACACCGAGATCAGTGACGATATCGAACCCCAGGCCGTCGGCGATCCAAATCCCACGCCCGTCGGTATCAGCAACTTCGTCGGCATCGGCTACAACATCATCGACGGAAACCCTGAAGGCGGCGACATCTACCTCGGCGGTGTCGATCCGGGACTCCTCGTTACTCGACCAGTGCTCAAATTGACATACGACGACGGGACGCTGACTGCCGATCGCGAGTATGTCGTACCCGACCAGGTCGTCTTCACGCCGCGATCGAGCTGCGCCTCGGTGACCACCCAGCAAACCTTTTACGGGATGGAGTCATACATCGAAAAGATTTCGGTCGACGTCGAACAATCAA GTCGCGTTACCTACATATTTGGGAAAGCGAAGTTTACAGGGAGCTCTC GTTACGATGAGGTCAACGCAGAGGTTAATAACCAGCGCAGCGTCTACTACGAAGACCGGACCGTGTGTAACCGTGGACAGGCACGCTATCGCGACGAACTGGCCATCCACAAGCAATATCCACTCGACGACGGCTTCGTCGCTGATGTCTGTCGCCTGCCAGCGTCGTACGATGAAGACGTGTACATGAATTTCCTGGATGACTGGGGAACG CATGTGGTGACGCAAGTGGACCTGGGCTTCAAGACGACTGATCGCTATCAGGAAACGAGAGAAAACTTTGTCCATTATGCTGAATCCAAT GTCGACGAGAGTGTGAACTTCAAGAACAACCTCATTCCCGGTTACAGAGGCGCTATCGAGGTCGACGTCGAGGTCTTTGAAAGGGGGTTGACAGCGGGAATGAAGTTTGGGAGTCAAACGAGCACCTTCGCCACAGGCGGGGAAGATCTACCGG AACCGATTGCGGTGTTCCTGATTGGCATGCATGAGGTCTTCGAGGAAGACTACTGGATGCTGTTTGATGATTACGTCAAGAGAGGTCTGTGCTCCTCCTCCTGGTTCCAGGACCTCGATACGTACCAATCCAATGTGGAGGCGGCGCTCAATGGTTACGCGGAGTGGAAGAACGCCAACGCTGAACCAG ATCCCCTGGTGGCTATACCTATCGCCTGGCCCCGTGGAACCTACACCCTACCAAAGCCAGTGGCTGGATGCCCAAACTCGCACTTCTCTTGGAACGAGGGATGGCGTTACCATGACACCGAGGACTCCTTTCCGGACAACCACTGGAGCAACCCATTGCATCTGGAGGGGCCGTACGCCAACAAGAACATGTATCAGAAGTTCTGCTCCAAGACTGTGCAGGAGGCGGACATCTATGGCTGGCCGTTCCAGGAAGGACAGTACTGTGTTGCTAAGAAAGGTGCATCCTGTCCGGCAG GTCTTTCTGAGGGGTTCGTGTACTGGGACGACGAGGATACAGCCAACAAGAACGACCTGGGCGGGGACGTGCCGGAGGGCATCTACGACTCCAACACCCGCATTTACTACTGCTGCAGGGACGACGGGTTTGCGTCCAATCCCATCTACCTCCCGACTGACCAACCGTTTTTCCTCTACAAGCGAAATCACCAGTGCCAGGAG GTTCACGGAATGAGAGTGACGGAGGAGTACTTCCGGTGGGACACGAACGACACCTTCAACGACGACGATGATGGTGGGTCTCATCCTTACCAGGGTCATAGCGATAATATCATCCTCGAGTACTGCTACTACGAGCCCCTCGACGCCTGA